One Pyrococcus furiosus DSM 3638 genomic region harbors:
- a CDS encoding CidA/LrgA family protein translates to MYKGLAIIFGFLFLGELIESLGIPVPGSVLGMLLLTIALITGIIEIRDVEKEAEFLVKNMSIMFIPPGVGIILYLDLLKENIVAIVTALIFSFLITLWATGKVVEVLRR, encoded by the coding sequence ATGTACAAGGGATTAGCTATAATCTTTGGATTTCTATTTCTGGGAGAATTAATAGAAAGCTTAGGAATTCCAGTTCCTGGGAGCGTTCTTGGAATGCTATTATTGACAATTGCGTTGATAACGGGAATTATAGAAATTAGAGATGTAGAAAAAGAAGCAGAATTCCTTGTGAAAAACATGAGCATAATGTTTATCCCCCCAGGAGTTGGGATTATCCTATACTTAGATCTCCTAAAGGAAAACATTGTGGCAATAGTAACTGCCCTCATTTTCAGCTTTCTGATAACTCTGTGGGCAACAGGAAAGGTTGTGGAGGTGCTTAGAAGATGA
- a CDS encoding CidB/LrgB family autolysis modulator, whose amino-acid sequence MNTFGIFLTISAYTFFSWAYSKKKTPILNPVLLSILLIALILKVGNISYEKYMESARFLSFLLGPAVVSLAIPLYKQINIVKEYKKEIATGIITGGTTAILSAVYILKAFNSPEILQRTIAPKSVTTAIAMGVSEKIGGIPELTAVLVILTGILGNALAPELLDFFKIKDRVARGLATGVSSHGLGTARIILEDELSGAVSGLAMALNGVYTAFLLPLIIELIV is encoded by the coding sequence ATGAACACATTTGGAATATTTCTCACAATCTCAGCATATACATTTTTCTCCTGGGCATATTCCAAGAAGAAAACTCCAATATTAAACCCAGTTCTCCTCTCAATACTTCTAATCGCTCTCATTCTTAAAGTTGGGAATATTAGCTACGAGAAATATATGGAATCAGCGAGATTTCTGAGCTTTTTACTAGGACCAGCTGTTGTAAGTTTAGCTATCCCCCTATATAAGCAAATCAATATTGTGAAAGAATATAAGAAGGAGATTGCAACTGGGATCATCACGGGTGGAACTACGGCAATTCTTTCAGCTGTATATATCTTGAAAGCTTTTAATAGCCCAGAAATTCTCCAGAGAACTATTGCCCCAAAAAGCGTGACAACGGCAATTGCAATGGGGGTTAGTGAAAAGATTGGTGGAATTCCAGAACTAACAGCAGTTCTAGTAATCTTAACGGGAATTCTTGGAAATGCCCTTGCTCCAGAGTTACTTGACTTCTTCAAGATCAAAGATAGGGTGGCGAGAGGACTAGCTACGGGAGTTTCTTCTCATGGCCTCGGCACCGCAAGAATAATACTTGAAGATGAGTTATCCGGAGCAGTAAGTGGACTAGCTATGGCTCTCAACGGTGTTTACACGGCCTTCCTGCTTCCTTTAATAATAGAACTAATAGTGTGA
- the mrtA gene encoding CPBP family archaeomyxosortase MrtA, producing the protein MMKEYVAPLILLPLSFIPILARTFYFWVVLVVIFYLIIPTIIYQLLGITPREVGFRTPNSLRSTELLLVFAFLLGFAGLAIPEMRNYYPIFSYSSALDFALKEILIGVVMFAHEAFFRGFLLFPIAKKSPTIGIIFQDIPYTIIHVGKPTIEIPYSFIAGIIFAKIDLKEESIVPSFLVHWIGSLFFDILCSIT; encoded by the coding sequence ATGATGAAAGAATACGTAGCACCACTAATCCTACTTCCTCTTTCCTTTATCCCAATTTTGGCTAGAACCTTCTACTTCTGGGTAGTCTTAGTCGTCATTTTTTACCTTATAATTCCAACAATAATTTATCAACTTCTGGGGATAACTCCTAGAGAAGTTGGCTTTAGGACTCCAAATAGCTTGAGATCCACTGAATTACTTCTGGTTTTTGCATTCTTGCTGGGTTTTGCTGGACTAGCAATTCCTGAAATGAGAAATTATTATCCAATATTCTCTTACTCAAGTGCACTGGACTTTGCTTTGAAGGAAATCCTTATAGGAGTAGTTATGTTTGCCCACGAAGCATTTTTTAGGGGATTTTTACTGTTCCCTATTGCAAAGAAATCTCCAACAATTGGTATTATTTTCCAAGATATCCCATACACAATCATCCATGTAGGAAAACCCACTATAGAGATCCCATATTCATTTATCGCGGGCATAATATTTGCAAAAATAGATTTAAAAGAGGAAAGTATAGTACCAAGCTTTTTAGTTCACTGGATTGGTTCACTTTTCTTTGACATTCTCTGCTCAATCACTTGA
- a CDS encoding RuvB-like helicase has translation MPVIEEIPTVKFERVGMHSHIKGLGLDENGKAKFIGDGMVGQVKAREAAGIAVKLIKQGKLAGKGILLVGPTGSGKTAIAMGIARELGEDVPFVQISGSEIYSAEMKKTEFLKQALRRAIGVRISEERKVYEGKVEKIEIRRTRHPFNPYIEIPESVVLTLKTKDDSKTIRAGREIAYQILEMGIEEGDVIQIDAETGRVSRIGTTKEEEGLFFRKKVEMPTGPVLKIKEFTYTVTLHDLDVVNARAGGIFSLLFGGRMEINDEIRERVDQTVKQWVEEGKATLVPGVLFIDECHMLDIEAFSFLARAMESELAPILILATNRGMTKIRGTDIESPHGIPLDMLDRLLIINTEPYKKEEIREIVKIRAREEKIELSEEALEYLAELGEQTSLRYAVQLLAPASIIAGGKRVEKEHVEKAREYFADVKRSIAFVEKVEGMLK, from the coding sequence ATGCCAGTAATAGAAGAGATTCCAACCGTGAAGTTTGAGAGAGTAGGAATGCACTCCCACATAAAGGGCCTTGGACTAGATGAGAATGGTAAGGCAAAGTTCATTGGAGATGGAATGGTTGGTCAAGTAAAGGCGAGAGAAGCGGCGGGAATAGCGGTAAAATTGATTAAACAAGGTAAACTAGCTGGAAAGGGAATTCTCTTAGTAGGTCCAACAGGGAGTGGAAAAACCGCAATTGCAATGGGTATCGCGAGAGAGCTTGGTGAAGACGTTCCATTTGTTCAAATAAGCGGGAGTGAAATATATTCAGCAGAGATGAAAAAGACAGAATTCCTCAAGCAAGCTTTGAGAAGGGCCATAGGTGTGAGAATAAGTGAGGAAAGGAAAGTATACGAAGGAAAAGTAGAAAAGATTGAAATAAGAAGAACAAGGCATCCCTTCAATCCTTACATAGAAATTCCGGAAAGTGTAGTCCTAACTCTAAAAACAAAGGACGACTCAAAGACCATAAGGGCAGGAAGAGAGATAGCATATCAAATACTTGAGATGGGTATTGAAGAGGGAGATGTTATTCAAATTGATGCTGAAACTGGAAGAGTTTCAAGAATTGGGACTACTAAAGAGGAAGAAGGGCTCTTCTTCCGAAAGAAAGTTGAGATGCCCACTGGTCCAGTATTGAAGATTAAGGAATTTACATATACTGTTACTCTTCACGATTTGGATGTTGTTAATGCAAGAGCTGGTGGAATATTTAGCCTTCTCTTTGGAGGTAGAATGGAAATTAACGACGAGATAAGGGAGAGAGTAGATCAAACAGTTAAACAGTGGGTTGAGGAAGGAAAGGCAACTTTGGTCCCAGGAGTGCTCTTCATTGATGAATGTCACATGTTAGATATTGAAGCATTCTCATTCTTGGCTAGAGCCATGGAAAGTGAGCTTGCTCCGATCCTAATCTTAGCTACGAACAGGGGTATGACAAAGATAAGAGGAACTGACATAGAGTCTCCACATGGAATTCCACTTGACATGCTTGACAGATTACTCATAATAAATACCGAACCATACAAGAAGGAAGAGATAAGGGAGATTGTAAAGATAAGAGCAAGAGAAGAGAAGATAGAGCTTAGCGAAGAGGCTCTCGAATATCTAGCAGAGCTGGGTGAGCAGACGAGCCTTAGATATGCAGTGCAACTACTGGCTCCAGCTAGCATAATTGCTGGAGGAAAGAGGGTTGAGAAAGAGCACGTTGAAAAGGCTAGGGAATACTTCGCAGACGTGAAGAGAAGCATAGCCTTTGTAGAGAAGGTGGAAGGAATGCTCAAGTGA
- the hmgA gene encoding hydroxymethylglutaryl-CoA reductase (NADPH), whose protein sequence is MEIEEIIEKVARGEIKFHQVENYVNGDKRLATEIRRRALEKKLGIQLKHIGHYSIDPNEVIGRNIENMIGVVQIPMGIAGPLKINGEYAKGEFYIPLATTEGALVASVNRGCSALTEAGGVYTTLIDDKMTRAPLLKCPNARRAREVAEWVKNNLDYLQEKAVSKVTRHGKLRGVKPFIVGRNLYLRFEFETGDAMGMNMVTIASEEIMKVIEEEFPDVKYLALSGNLCVDKKPNALNFILGRGKTIIAEAVVPREIVKKKLKTTPELIAEVNYLKNLVGSAQAGSYGFNAHFANIVGAIFLATGQDEAQITEGAHGITLAEVTEDGDLYISITMPSLEIGTVGGGTRVPPQREALEIMGVAGGGDPPGMNAKKFAEIVAGAVLAGELSLLAAIAAKHLARAHKMLGR, encoded by the coding sequence ATGGAAATAGAGGAGATTATAGAGAAAGTTGCTAGGGGAGAGATCAAGTTTCATCAAGTAGAAAACTATGTGAATGGGGATAAAAGGCTTGCAACTGAGATAAGAAGGAGAGCCTTGGAGAAAAAACTTGGAATACAGCTAAAGCACATTGGCCACTACTCAATTGATCCAAACGAAGTTATTGGAAGGAACATTGAAAACATGATAGGTGTCGTTCAAATACCCATGGGTATTGCGGGTCCTCTAAAGATTAATGGTGAATATGCAAAAGGTGAGTTTTACATTCCCCTAGCCACAACTGAAGGGGCCTTGGTTGCTTCAGTAAACAGAGGTTGTTCTGCTCTAACAGAGGCTGGTGGAGTTTACACAACCCTAATAGATGACAAGATGACTAGAGCTCCTCTATTGAAATGTCCAAACGCCAGAAGGGCGAGAGAAGTAGCTGAATGGGTCAAGAATAATCTGGATTACCTCCAAGAAAAAGCTGTTAGTAAGGTTACTCGTCACGGAAAGCTTAGGGGGGTAAAGCCTTTTATCGTTGGGAGAAACTTATACTTAAGATTTGAATTCGAAACTGGAGATGCCATGGGAATGAACATGGTTACAATAGCGAGCGAAGAGATAATGAAAGTAATAGAAGAAGAATTCCCCGATGTAAAATATTTGGCTCTTTCTGGTAATCTGTGCGTAGATAAGAAGCCAAACGCCTTAAACTTCATCCTGGGAAGAGGAAAGACCATTATTGCTGAAGCTGTAGTTCCTAGAGAGATTGTTAAGAAAAAGCTAAAGACCACTCCAGAGCTTATCGCTGAAGTAAACTACCTAAAGAACTTAGTGGGTTCGGCCCAAGCAGGTTCCTACGGTTTTAACGCTCACTTTGCCAACATTGTAGGGGCGATATTCCTAGCCACAGGTCAGGATGAGGCTCAAATTACGGAAGGTGCACATGGAATAACCCTCGCTGAAGTCACTGAAGATGGAGATCTATACATAAGCATAACAATGCCGAGCCTAGAAATAGGGACGGTTGGAGGTGGGACTAGAGTACCTCCTCAAAGAGAAGCTCTAGAAATTATGGGGGTTGCTGGAGGAGGAGATCCTCCAGGGATGAATGCTAAGAAATTTGCGGAGATAGTTGCTGGTGCGGTTTTGGCTGGTGAGCTCTCTCTTCTGGCCGCAATTGCCGCCAAACATTTGGCTAGGGCTCATAAAATGCTTGGGAGATGA
- a CDS encoding MinD/ParA family ATP-binding protein: MSIIVVTGRGGAGKTTTTANLSTYFAQRGYRVLAVDGDLYLPNLGLHFALDNVKYTIHSVVKDPNIDPEWAIYRHRETGVYVMPGSPRLEDVIGVSAQRLRDVLEDLKYKYPLIFLDSPTGVPFDTLPAFEISNYQIIVVEVERSPIYSFEVMVENEVLKLKALGDKFGLKVGVVLNKVREAADVIDKIVEVIEEEIGVPVLGVIPFDEAVPESVNAGIPVIVYKPRSEAAIAFKECGQITEEWIFGSSESSP, encoded by the coding sequence ATGTCAATAATAGTTGTCACTGGAAGAGGAGGAGCAGGAAAGACCACAACGACTGCTAACTTGAGTACTTATTTCGCTCAGCGAGGATATAGAGTATTGGCGGTGGATGGAGATTTGTATCTTCCAAATTTAGGGCTTCACTTCGCTTTAGACAATGTAAAATACACCATTCATTCAGTAGTCAAAGATCCCAATATTGATCCGGAATGGGCAATTTATCGACATAGAGAGACTGGAGTTTACGTAATGCCTGGAAGTCCTAGGCTTGAGGATGTGATAGGAGTCTCAGCTCAAAGGTTGAGAGACGTGTTGGAGGATCTCAAGTATAAGTATCCCCTTATATTTTTAGATTCTCCAACAGGAGTTCCCTTCGATACCCTTCCAGCGTTTGAAATTTCAAACTACCAAATTATTGTAGTGGAAGTTGAGAGGTCTCCTATTTACTCCTTTGAAGTTATGGTGGAAAATGAAGTTCTAAAGCTTAAGGCTCTGGGGGATAAATTTGGGTTAAAAGTGGGTGTAGTGCTCAACAAGGTTAGAGAAGCTGCAGATGTTATAGACAAGATAGTTGAAGTTATTGAAGAGGAGATAGGAGTTCCCGTTCTTGGAGTTATTCCATTTGATGAGGCAGTGCCAGAGTCTGTAAATGCTGGAATTCCAGTTATAGTATATAAGCCCAGGAGTGAGGCCGCTATAGCTTTTAAAGAGTGTGGACAGATAACTGAAGAGTGGATTTTTGGATCATCTGAGTCTTCTCCTTAG
- a CDS encoding MATE family efflux transporter: MSELRRKIWSLAWPAIAGNISQTLLNLVDMMILGHVSAIALGAVGLGGQISWFMFPIMIAVSTGTLAIVARRVGEGKLEEASRVAEQSMYLAFLLGIPVMLFGIFFGDEILRIMGAKGEVLEIGYEYLKVLFLFYPIRFVGFVFFSALRGAGDTKTPMKLNILMNVLNGVFDYLLVFGKLGFPRLGPVGAAWASGIGITVSFLIGMLLFLNGKLVIKPVIEWRLHLDIVEKILRIGTPALLERGLFSFYNFLYMAIVTRFGEIALSAHQIGLRVESIAYMPAFGFSIATSALVGQSLGAKKPDEAEKIVKESLKMTTIFMSVMAFVLMAFPSILVRPFLSPTDPYYEEVKRLAVIYLIIVGISEIPLGVIFVLSGALRGAGDTKSPLYVTAISKLLFRIMPSYILGFGVSLPSLGLEFKGLGVIAAWIGMSLETFISAGLFWIVFRKGRWKKIKI; the protein is encoded by the coding sequence ATGAGTGAGCTAAGAAGGAAAATATGGAGCCTAGCATGGCCAGCAATAGCTGGGAACATAAGTCAAACATTGCTCAACCTAGTCGATATGATGATTTTAGGTCATGTCAGCGCTATTGCCTTGGGAGCTGTTGGACTAGGAGGACAGATTAGTTGGTTCATGTTTCCAATAATGATCGCTGTTTCCACTGGAACTTTAGCTATAGTAGCTAGAAGGGTTGGGGAAGGAAAACTTGAAGAGGCTTCAAGGGTAGCAGAGCAAAGTATGTACTTAGCTTTTCTTCTTGGTATTCCAGTAATGCTTTTCGGAATTTTCTTTGGAGATGAAATTCTAAGAATCATGGGTGCCAAAGGAGAAGTTCTCGAGATTGGATACGAATATCTAAAAGTGTTATTCCTATTCTATCCAATTAGATTTGTGGGGTTTGTATTTTTCTCAGCTCTTAGGGGAGCGGGAGATACAAAGACCCCAATGAAACTCAATATTCTAATGAACGTCTTAAACGGCGTGTTTGATTATCTTTTAGTTTTTGGAAAACTTGGATTTCCCAGGCTTGGCCCAGTAGGCGCCGCCTGGGCTTCAGGAATAGGAATTACAGTCTCGTTTTTAATTGGAATGTTGTTGTTTTTGAATGGCAAACTCGTCATTAAGCCTGTGATAGAGTGGAGGTTGCATCTTGATATAGTTGAAAAGATATTGAGAATCGGCACTCCCGCTTTACTTGAGAGAGGGCTATTTAGCTTCTACAACTTCCTTTACATGGCTATAGTCACAAGGTTCGGAGAAATAGCATTATCGGCTCATCAAATTGGGCTGAGAGTGGAGAGCATAGCATACATGCCAGCATTTGGATTTAGTATCGCAACTTCTGCCCTAGTAGGACAGAGCTTAGGAGCTAAAAAGCCTGATGAAGCTGAAAAGATAGTTAAAGAGTCTCTAAAGATGACAACGATCTTTATGAGCGTAATGGCTTTTGTGTTGATGGCATTCCCAAGTATCCTAGTTAGGCCATTTCTATCCCCGACAGACCCTTACTATGAGGAGGTTAAGAGACTAGCAGTTATATACCTCATAATAGTTGGGATAAGCGAAATACCTTTGGGAGTAATCTTCGTGTTGAGTGGAGCCCTTAGGGGAGCTGGAGACACAAAGAGTCCCCTATATGTAACAGCAATTAGCAAACTTCTCTTTAGAATTATGCCCTCCTATATTCTGGGATTTGGAGTTTCACTTCCAAGTCTAGGCTTGGAATTCAAAGGGTTGGGAGTAATTGCCGCCTGGATAGGAATGAGCCTTGAAACATTTATTTCAGCCGGGCTGTTCTGGATAGTATTTAGAAAAGGAAGATGGAAAAAGATAAAGATTTAG
- a CDS encoding transcriptional regulator: MMDKEQLTTVVEKMLNSIGFKTARVSFRGGCFDLVATRQILLLFIKTLVNIDKFTEEQAEDLKRLAKLFRASALLVGLRTKNIELEDGVVYERFGIYAVNPETLFSILAGTEYPLVMAERGGFFVRIDGERLRELREKYGYSTTELAEMLGVSRKSVQRYEKGEGMVSIDVAIRLEEIFDEPLVKPIDIFKAKIEKVTLSSPPENELEKEVFDRLERLGMSVVKIKRAPFNAVTKEEDEEVNLLTGIDEKKTPSTIRRVRLVNQIAEFVESEGVFVLNEKKTEVVGKVPIIPKDILNKVRDVDELMEIIKELRSST; this comes from the coding sequence ATGATGGACAAAGAGCAACTTACGACAGTAGTTGAAAAGATGTTGAATAGTATAGGGTTTAAAACTGCCAGAGTGTCGTTTAGGGGAGGATGCTTTGACTTAGTTGCTACCAGGCAAATTCTCTTGCTATTTATAAAGACGTTGGTGAATATTGACAAATTCACAGAGGAACAAGCTGAGGATTTAAAGAGGTTGGCAAAACTCTTTAGAGCCTCAGCTCTTTTAGTAGGGTTAAGAACTAAAAACATAGAATTGGAAGATGGAGTTGTTTATGAGAGGTTCGGAATATATGCTGTTAACCCAGAGACCTTGTTTTCCATATTGGCAGGAACTGAATATCCTCTTGTAATGGCTGAGAGGGGAGGATTCTTCGTTAGAATTGATGGGGAGAGGCTAAGAGAGCTTAGGGAAAAATATGGATACTCTACAACCGAACTTGCAGAAATGCTTGGAGTATCGAGAAAGAGCGTTCAAAGGTATGAAAAGGGGGAGGGCATGGTAAGTATAGATGTGGCAATAAGGCTTGAAGAAATCTTCGACGAGCCATTGGTAAAGCCAATAGATATATTTAAGGCAAAAATCGAGAAAGTAACATTGTCATCCCCTCCAGAAAATGAATTGGAGAAAGAGGTGTTTGATAGGTTAGAAAGACTTGGGATGAGTGTTGTAAAAATAAAGAGGGCTCCCTTTAATGCAGTCACAAAAGAGGAAGATGAAGAGGTTAATCTACTCACTGGAATTGATGAGAAAAAGACCCCCTCGACAATTAGGAGGGTAAGATTAGTTAACCAAATAGCAGAATTCGTAGAAAGTGAGGGTGTATTTGTTCTAAATGAAAAGAAAACGGAAGTTGTTGGGAAAGTTCCAATAATTCCTAAAGACATTCTCAATAAAGTTAGGGACGTGGATGAGCTAATGGAGATTATTAAAGAGCTAAGGAGTAGCACCTAA
- a CDS encoding FAD-dependent oxidoreductase has product MKFCFCGEKKDSRVKPLRVAIIGAGPAGLSAACSLACDGFDVHVYDKMPEPGGMVAFGIPEWRIPISKVRQAVKEIEELGVVFHMRTKVVYDSPKELGDEFAERFVSLEKLMKEYDAILIATGAWRPRILDIPGKELKGVENALQLLLRINLARIGYLPQTKMPSFEGKRVVVIGAGYTAVDVAKEAKLLGAKSVTIAYRRSLQDSYAKNEFKKLIKEGVKFLEYVTPVRIFGDENVREVEFAKTKVVRGSVITTEEKRTIPADVIIFAIGQIPTNPIKEVLCSNEDILKNAGIFFAGDVISPRNIGTAIREGRKVAEEIKAWLTEHAFLNIRLSYPVSLRDISKSATQC; this is encoded by the coding sequence ATGAAGTTTTGTTTTTGTGGGGAGAAAAAAGATAGCAGAGTTAAACCACTCAGAGTAGCTATAATAGGAGCAGGTCCAGCAGGATTATCGGCAGCATGCTCACTAGCTTGTGATGGGTTTGATGTTCATGTATATGACAAAATGCCTGAACCTGGAGGAATGGTGGCCTTTGGTATTCCTGAGTGGAGAATTCCAATAAGTAAAGTAAGACAGGCAGTTAAAGAAATTGAGGAGCTTGGAGTAGTGTTTCATATGAGAACAAAGGTTGTGTATGATTCTCCAAAGGAGCTTGGAGATGAATTTGCTGAGAGGTTCGTGTCTTTAGAGAAACTTATGAAGGAATATGACGCAATCTTAATTGCCACTGGAGCATGGCGGCCCAGAATTTTAGATATTCCAGGGAAAGAGCTTAAAGGTGTTGAAAATGCTCTTCAACTTCTTTTAAGGATAAACTTAGCTAGAATTGGATATCTACCTCAAACAAAAATGCCTTCCTTCGAGGGAAAGAGGGTTGTAGTAATTGGTGCAGGTTATACTGCAGTTGACGTTGCTAAAGAAGCAAAGTTGCTGGGGGCAAAATCAGTAACGATTGCATATAGAAGGAGTCTACAGGATTCATACGCAAAAAATGAGTTTAAAAAACTTATAAAAGAGGGAGTTAAGTTCCTTGAATATGTAACTCCTGTAAGGATTTTTGGAGATGAAAATGTTAGAGAAGTTGAATTTGCTAAAACAAAGGTAGTTAGAGGATCTGTGATTACAACAGAAGAGAAAAGAACTATCCCTGCAGATGTCATTATATTTGCAATAGGTCAAATCCCCACAAATCCTATAAAAGAAGTTCTATGTTCGAATGAGGATATTCTCAAAAATGCTGGAATATTTTTCGCTGGAGACGTTATATCTCCCAGGAATATAGGAACAGCAATTAGAGAGGGTAGAAAAGTAGCTGAAGAGATAAAAGCATGGTTAACTGAGCATGCATTCCTAAATATCAGACTTTCTTATCCTGTTTCCCTTAGAGACATTTCGAAGAGCGCAACTCAGTGTTAG
- a CDS encoding SDR family oxidoreductase — translation MNILITASSRGIGFNVAKELLKKGHRVVISSSNEKNLEKALEELKEYEKVYPIKADLSKKEEIKNMVEKAWEILGKIDVLVWNAPNVKCEPCMIHELDYEDWVEGALLHIIAPGYLTTLLLNKWLKNNTRGIIIYLSSASVLEPMPPLLLADSTRAGLIQLAKGISRAYGKRGIRAYTVLLGSFDTPGARENLRRLAEKRGVDPEELWKKEVIERTPLQRTGKWEELGELIEFLLSDNAEYMLGSTILFDGAMTRSVLL, via the coding sequence ATGAACATTTTAATAACAGCTTCTTCAAGAGGAATAGGCTTCAATGTGGCCAAGGAACTCCTCAAAAAAGGACACAGAGTAGTAATATCGTCTAGCAATGAAAAAAATTTAGAAAAAGCCCTAGAAGAGCTAAAAGAATATGAAAAAGTCTATCCGATTAAAGCAGATCTCTCAAAAAAAGAAGAAATTAAAAACATGGTAGAAAAGGCCTGGGAAATTTTAGGAAAAATAGATGTCCTTGTTTGGAATGCCCCTAATGTAAAGTGTGAACCCTGCATGATTCACGAATTAGATTATGAAGATTGGGTAGAAGGAGCCTTGCTTCACATAATTGCCCCAGGCTACCTAACAACTCTTCTCCTTAATAAATGGTTGAAAAATAACACAAGAGGGATAATAATCTACTTAAGTTCTGCTTCAGTTTTAGAGCCAATGCCTCCCCTCCTTCTCGCAGACAGTACTAGGGCAGGATTAATTCAGCTTGCTAAAGGAATATCTAGGGCCTATGGAAAGAGAGGAATAAGGGCATACACAGTACTACTTGGGAGCTTTGATACCCCAGGAGCTAGAGAAAACCTAAGAAGACTAGCAGAAAAAAGGGGTGTTGATCCAGAAGAGCTATGGAAAAAGGAAGTTATTGAAAGAACTCCTCTTCAAAGAACTGGAAAATGGGAAGAACTAGGAGAATTAATAGAATTCTTACTTAGCGATAACGCCGAATATATGCTAGGCTCTACAATTCTCTTTGATGGAGCAATGACTAGGAGCGTTCTTCTTTAA
- the moaC gene encoding cyclic pyranopterin monophosphate synthase MoaC, giving the protein MKLTHVDEKGVKMVEVGHKKDMYRRAIAKGRIKLKPETIKLIREGKIEKGNVLAAAQIAGILAVKKTFDIIPLCHPIPLTGVDITFDFGEDYIEVTCEVRAIYKTGVEMEALTGVSVALLTIWDMVKAVEKDEKGQYPYTKIEEIRVVEKIKEERS; this is encoded by the coding sequence ATGAAGCTAACTCATGTAGATGAAAAAGGAGTTAAGATGGTAGAAGTTGGACATAAGAAGGATATGTATAGGAGAGCCATAGCAAAGGGTCGAATTAAACTTAAGCCTGAAACTATAAAGCTCATTAGAGAGGGAAAAATTGAGAAGGGAAACGTTCTAGCAGCTGCTCAAATTGCTGGAATATTAGCTGTGAAGAAGACCTTTGACATAATACCTCTTTGTCATCCAATTCCATTAACTGGGGTTGATATAACCTTTGACTTTGGCGAAGACTACATTGAAGTTACATGTGAGGTTAGAGCTATTTACAAGACTGGAGTAGAGATGGAAGCTTTAACAGGGGTTTCTGTGGCTCTCTTAACGATTTGGGACATGGTAAAGGCTGTAGAAAAAGATGAGAAAGGCCAATATCCCTATACTAAAATAGAGGAGATAAGGGTTGTAGAGAAAATTAAAGAAGAACGCTCCTAG